A genome region from Deltaproteobacteria bacterium HGW-Deltaproteobacteria-2 includes the following:
- the gspG gene encoding type II secretion system protein GspG: MKGYFMSAALKKSQDEKGFTLIEILVVMVIITLLASLVAPRLFPKLGKGKQSAAKAQIELLEQGLDQFRLDTSRYPTTQEGLSVLVTNQNIENWDGPYLKKGLPNDPWGKPFNYQCPGTHGEYDLFSYGRDSITGGESEDKDVVSWE; this comes from the coding sequence ATGAAAGGATATTTTATGAGTGCAGCACTAAAGAAAAGCCAAGATGAAAAAGGTTTTACTTTAATTGAAATTCTCGTTGTAATGGTGATTATCACTCTGCTTGCCTCTTTAGTAGCGCCAAGACTTTTTCCGAAATTAGGCAAAGGAAAACAATCCGCAGCAAAAGCACAAATTGAATTACTTGAACAGGGCTTGGATCAATTTCGACTCGACACATCAAGATATCCGACAACGCAGGAAGGACTAAGTGTTTTAGTAACCAATCAAAATATTGAAAATTGGGATGGCCCTTATTTAAAGAAAGGACTTCCAAATGATCCATGGGGTAAACCGTTCAATTATCAATGTCCCGGTACTCATGGTGAATATGATTTATTTTCGTACGGCAGGGACAGCATTACCGGAGGAGAAAGTGAAGATAAAGATGTTGTAAGCTGGGAATAA
- the gspE gene encoding type II secretion system protein GspE codes for MQNIKYLEPENFPKVPFVLETLSARFIREKKIVPLEFKQNTLKIVMADPDNQEVIDALKVAVSHDIEIYSSNLKAIEEYIEKFYTQEIQDIGKLIENIEDDSLQFIHEDDDVGHLQDLASEAPIIRLVNMLVTRAVESRASDIHIEPYADELKVRYRIDGVLHDIELIPKKLQAAIFSRIKIMAKLNIAERRLPQDGRIKLKVGGSEIDIRVSSVPVLYGESLVMRLLHQEGILIDMEQMGFPTDTLLTFNNIIKNTNGIILVTGPTGSGKTTTLYGALDKINSSDRKIITVEDPIEYHLKGINQIQVKPQIGLDFPNILRHIVRQDPDVIMIGEIRDLETAEIAIQSALTGHLVFSTLHTNDAPTAITRLIDIGVQSYLLAATIRGILAQRLVRIICPDCAEFDETATNDERTNIKCGPDIKLFKGRGCEKCAHTGFYGRSGIYELLEVDNSIHQLIIKNADARQIREKAKENGMRTLLEDGWLKIKAGQTTVNEVFRVTQEI; via the coding sequence ATGCAGAATATAAAATATTTAGAACCGGAAAATTTCCCCAAAGTCCCCTTCGTTCTGGAAACGCTCTCCGCGCGTTTCATCCGCGAAAAAAAAATCGTTCCGCTGGAATTTAAACAAAACACTTTGAAAATTGTCATGGCCGATCCGGATAACCAGGAGGTTATTGACGCACTGAAGGTTGCAGTTTCTCATGATATAGAAATCTATTCCAGCAATCTGAAAGCAATCGAAGAATATATCGAAAAATTCTATACACAGGAAATTCAGGATATAGGTAAACTGATCGAAAACATTGAAGATGATTCCCTCCAATTTATTCATGAAGACGACGACGTAGGTCATCTGCAGGATCTTGCTTCGGAAGCGCCGATCATCAGATTGGTCAATATGTTAGTTACCCGGGCGGTAGAAAGTAGAGCCAGTGATATTCATATTGAACCTTATGCCGATGAACTGAAAGTGAGATATCGCATTGATGGTGTTCTTCACGATATCGAGTTAATACCCAAAAAACTGCAAGCCGCAATTTTCTCCCGCATAAAAATCATGGCGAAGCTCAATATCGCCGAGAGGCGTCTGCCGCAGGACGGGCGCATAAAATTAAAAGTGGGAGGATCGGAAATAGATATCCGTGTTTCCAGTGTGCCGGTTTTATACGGGGAAAGCCTTGTTATGCGTCTGCTACACCAGGAAGGCATTCTAATCGATATGGAGCAAATGGGCTTTCCCACCGACACCCTTCTGACTTTCAATAACATAATAAAAAATACCAACGGCATCATTCTGGTTACCGGCCCGACTGGAAGCGGAAAAACAACTACGCTCTATGGCGCGTTGGACAAGATAAATTCTTCTGACAGGAAGATAATCACTGTAGAAGATCCTATTGAATACCATCTCAAAGGAATTAATCAAATACAGGTTAAGCCGCAAATCGGGCTGGATTTTCCCAATATACTGCGCCATATCGTCAGGCAGGACCCTGATGTCATAATGATCGGTGAAATCCGTGATCTGGAGACAGCGGAAATAGCTATTCAATCCGCCTTAACCGGCCACCTTGTTTTTTCAACATTACACACTAACGATGCGCCGACGGCGATTACCCGCCTGATCGATATCGGTGTGCAAAGTTATCTTCTGGCTGCGACAATTCGCGGCATTCTCGCCCAACGCCTGGTGCGGATAATATGTCCGGATTGCGCCGAATTTGATGAAACGGCGACCAATGATGAAAGAACGAATATAAAATGCGGGCCGGACATTAAATTATTCAAAGGCAGAGGATGCGAAAAGTGCGCGCATACGGGGTTTTACGGCCGGTCGGGCATTTACGAGCTTCTGGAGGTTGATAATTCGATTCACCAGTTGATTATTAAAAATGCCGATGCCCGTCAAATTCGCGAAAAAGCAAAAGAAAACGGAATGCGTACTTTACTGGAAGACGGTTGGCTAAAAATAAAAGCCGGTCAGACAACGGTTAATGAAGTATTCAGAGTTACTCAGGAGATTTAA
- a CDS encoding type II secretion system protein GspF: MPTYSYSSTTREGVIMEGVIEAHDEKSAINMLKNSGAIPLKIKLKKNGLISADNFSFKSAKNEVQTFTTELYALLGAGLPLDRSLNILTEITENKKMKEIISAILRSIREGSSFSDALEKHPQIFSGLYVNMVRAGESGGVLGVVLEKLIDFLESSKELKDHIFSALIYPVILVITGILSIIVLVTYVLPKFSVIFRDMGTQLPLPTQILIVFSNVILSTWWIIILIIIAGGFALRNYLKTEKGRYNWDDLKIKIMGDVILKLETARFCRTLGALLKSGVPLLQAIKNAKDIVGNYVISSALDKISAGIKKGQGIAKPLSDAKIFPNLALSMIKVGEETGQLDVMLIKIADTYEKSLKVSIKKFVSFLEPALILSMGLLTGFIVISMLMAIFSITDIPF; the protein is encoded by the coding sequence TTGCCAACATATTCCTACAGCTCAACAACCCGGGAAGGTGTTATCATGGAAGGTGTTATTGAAGCGCATGATGAAAAAAGCGCCATCAATATGTTGAAAAACAGCGGCGCAATTCCGTTAAAAATAAAACTCAAAAAAAATGGCCTTATCAGCGCCGATAATTTCAGCTTTAAATCCGCGAAAAACGAAGTGCAAACATTTACTACGGAACTATACGCGCTTCTTGGAGCCGGATTGCCGCTGGATCGCAGTCTGAATATACTTACGGAAATAACAGAAAATAAAAAGATGAAAGAAATTATTTCCGCGATCTTGAGGTCTATCAGAGAGGGAAGTTCTTTTTCGGACGCGCTGGAAAAACATCCTCAGATATTTTCCGGTTTGTATGTAAATATGGTCAGAGCGGGGGAATCCGGCGGTGTATTGGGAGTCGTGCTGGAAAAGTTAATTGATTTTTTAGAATCATCAAAGGAGTTAAAAGATCATATTTTTTCCGCCTTAATTTATCCGGTGATTCTGGTCATTACCGGAATATTATCCATAATAGTTCTGGTCACATATGTTTTGCCTAAATTCTCCGTTATCTTTCGCGATATGGGGACACAATTACCCCTGCCAACGCAAATACTCATAGTTTTCAGCAACGTTATTTTATCTACATGGTGGATTATCATTTTGATTATTATTGCAGGAGGATTCGCTTTAAGAAATTATTTAAAAACAGAAAAGGGCAGATATAATTGGGATGATCTGAAAATCAAAATTATGGGCGATGTAATTTTAAAACTGGAAACCGCCCGTTTCTGCCGCACATTGGGCGCTTTGTTGAAGAGCGGCGTCCCTCTTTTACAAGCTATAAAAAATGCCAAAGATATTGTCGGCAATTATGTAATATCGTCAGCTTTAGACAAAATATCAGCAGGCATCAAGAAAGGCCAGGGAATCGCGAAACCTCTTTCCGATGCTAAAATATTTCCTAATTTAGCTTTGTCCATGATTAAAGTCGGAGAAGAGACAGGACAACTTGATGTCATGTTGATAAAAATAGCCGACACGTATGAAAAAAGCCTGAAAGTATCGATTAAAAAGTTCGTTAGTTTTCTGGAGCCGGCCCTGATTCTGTCAATGGGCTTGTTGACAGGATTTATTGTTATTTCAATGCTGATGGCAATATTCAGCATAACAGATATCCCCTTCTAG
- a CDS encoding penicillin-binding protein, translating into MPVSRKRSKYKNNGEVKKLSTLFNLFLGIILVILFVTVGGTATYYALTLDLPGIDALKDYRPSIASRVYDDNNELIDEFFLEDRKVIKIDEIPKIVRHAFVASEDSRFYQHTGLDIQSIFRAMLKNVGAGHIVQGGSTITQQVAKMMYLSPEKKYTRKIKEAILAYKIDKYLNKDEILNLYLNQIYLGHGTYGIESASLGYFGKSARDLKLHEAALLAGLPKAPTNYSPFLHYDKAKERQLYVLTRMMEDGYISQEELKKAYSLPLKLRPIRPKDKVAAYFVETVRRYVQEKYGADVLYKEGLSIYTTLNLSAQKYARDAVERGLTELEDREKYQRGLVQGALFCMDVKTGAIRAMVGGRDFNKSEFNRATQSRRQPGSAFKPLIYTAAFDKGFNPSSRFVDSPVSFEDPSQEGGLWKPKNFDEKFLGPVTMRTGLVQSRNIVTVKILQEIGVDYVVSYATNMGITSPLSRNLALALGVSGVTLQELVQAYGVLANQGQKVTPYFIKKIVDRTGNVFEETKVQPEQVIDPRIAFLSTYVMQDVIISGTGTRVRSIGRPVAAKTGTTNDTRDAWFIGTTPSLIAGVWVGFDQERSLGNQEVGGRAAAPIWLYFMEKFLQNAPVESFPVPQGIVFVKVNAQTGKPAGVLEKGINEAFLEGASPKDKAGGMGEEKEDLFR; encoded by the coding sequence ATGCCGGTGTCCCGTAAAAGATCAAAATATAAAAATAATGGAGAAGTTAAAAAACTTTCCACACTTTTTAATCTTTTTCTGGGTATAATACTTGTTATCCTGTTTGTTACAGTTGGCGGAACTGCCACTTACTATGCCTTAACTCTGGATTTGCCGGGTATTGATGCACTCAAGGATTATCGACCAAGTATAGCCTCCCGTGTTTATGATGACAACAATGAACTCATTGATGAATTTTTCCTGGAAGACAGAAAAGTTATCAAGATCGACGAAATTCCAAAGATAGTCCGTCATGCTTTTGTTGCCTCAGAAGACTCACGCTTCTATCAGCACACAGGTCTGGACATACAAAGCATTTTTCGCGCAATGCTGAAAAATGTCGGAGCAGGGCACATTGTACAGGGCGGTAGTACTATTACACAGCAAGTTGCAAAAATGATGTACCTGTCGCCTGAAAAAAAATACACACGTAAAATAAAAGAAGCAATTCTTGCTTATAAAATTGATAAATATCTGAACAAAGATGAAATTCTGAATTTATATTTAAACCAGATTTATTTGGGACATGGCACTTACGGAATAGAATCGGCCTCTCTCGGTTATTTCGGAAAAAGCGCCAGGGACTTGAAACTGCACGAGGCGGCCCTGCTTGCCGGCTTGCCAAAAGCTCCTACCAACTATTCTCCATTCCTTCATTATGACAAGGCAAAAGAAAGGCAGCTTTATGTTTTAACACGCATGATGGAAGACGGTTACATTTCGCAGGAAGAATTGAAAAAAGCATACTCTCTTCCTTTGAAATTGCGACCGATTAGACCAAAAGATAAAGTTGCCGCTTATTTTGTAGAAACCGTACGCCGTTACGTGCAGGAAAAATACGGGGCTGATGTCCTTTATAAAGAGGGCCTTTCGATCTATACGACGCTGAATTTGTCCGCGCAAAAATACGCGCGTGATGCCGTAGAAAGAGGTTTGACGGAATTGGAAGATAGGGAGAAATATCAACGCGGGCTGGTGCAGGGTGCTCTCTTTTGCATGGATGTAAAAACAGGGGCTATTCGCGCAATGGTTGGCGGACGGGATTTCAACAAAAGCGAATTCAACCGCGCAACGCAGTCCCGCAGGCAGCCCGGATCCGCTTTTAAGCCGCTGATCTATACTGCGGCATTTGATAAAGGATTTAATCCATCGTCACGCTTTGTTGATTCTCCTGTTTCTTTTGAGGATCCAAGTCAGGAGGGAGGCCTTTGGAAACCAAAAAACTTTGATGAAAAATTCCTGGGACCGGTTACCATGAGAACCGGACTTGTTCAGTCGCGCAACATTGTAACAGTAAAGATTCTGCAGGAAATTGGCGTGGATTACGTAGTATCATACGCTACGAATATGGGGATCACATCCCCTCTGTCGCGGAACCTGGCCTTGGCTTTAGGCGTATCTGGTGTAACACTGCAGGAACTGGTTCAAGCCTACGGTGTTCTAGCTAATCAGGGCCAGAAAGTAACCCCCTATTTCATTAAAAAAATTGTTGACCGCACCGGTAATGTTTTTGAAGAAACTAAAGTTCAGCCGGAGCAGGTTATTGATCCCCGCATCGCTTTCCTGTCTACTTATGTCATGCAGGATGTTATAATAAGCGGTACCGGCACACGGGTTAGAAGCATCGGAAGACCTGTTGCCGCAAAAACCGGAACCACAAACGACACTCGCGACGCATGGTTTATTGGCACAACTCCTTCCCTTATTGCCGGAGTTTGGGTGGGCTTTGATCAGGAAAGGTCCTTGGGAAATCAGGAAGTAGGCGGAAGAGCGGCAGCCCCTATCTGGCTTTATTTTATGGAAAAGTTTTTGCAGAATGCACCGGTGGAATCTTTCCCTGTTCCTCAGGGCATTGTTTTTGTTAAGGTCAACGCTCAAACGGGAAAACCAGCCGGCGTTTTGGAAAAAGGGATTAACGAAGCCTTTCTGGAGGGTGCCTCGCCGAAAGATAAAGCAGGCGGCATGGGCGAAGAAAAGGAAGATTTATTCAGATAA